In Sulfuricurvum sp., the sequence ACGTTTTATGGATGAAAACACCCGTATCAATAATGACAAACTCATCCCATTTATCCGAGCAGGTTGGGAAGACATCGAGAGCACTTTGGGAGAATTCGATCTCATTATCGGAAGCGATCTGCTGTATGAACGTGACCATGTCGAGCTCTTGGCAGGATTTATCAATCGCCATACGAAACGTACCTGTGAGGTTATTATCGTCGATCCCGGTCGCGGAAACCACTCAAATTTCAGTAAAAAAATGGTGAGTCTCGATTTTGACCACACGCAGAGCAAACCGATCCATACCGACTACCTCACCTTCCCCTTTAAAGGGCAGCTCCTACGTTACACACGCTAAACGCATTTTTTTAACAACCGTAAAACGATTCTATGTTACCCTTGTGCACTTTCTATTTACGAGGTCATTATGTTCTTGCACAAACACATCGATAGCATCGAATCCGCCGCGCAAAAAGCCGGACGCGGAGTCGCCATGAAAATGCTTCTCTCACCGGATGAATCGCCCAACTTTGCAATGCGTAATTTTACGATCGAAGCGGGGGGTCATATGCCGCTGCATACCAATACGGTCGAACATGAGCAGTATGTCCTCAGCGGTCGTGCGAAAGTCATTATCGGAGATAAAACGATTGAAGCAGGTGCGGGAGACGTGTTGCTGATCCCTGCGGGCGTACCCCATAGCTATGAAACGCTCGGAGACGAAACGTACAGCTTTTTGTGCCTTGTCCCGAAGGGAACGGATGTTATTGAAGTACTGGCCTGTTAATCCGGGACAGCCTTTTCCCTCAAAGATTGATCGTAGCGATCGAATCAAATACCCCATCCGGGGTAATTCCCCGGTTCATATCTTCAGGGCTGAATTTTCCCGTTTGAACCAAAACCGCCCTCAACCCCGCTTCCTGTGCCCCTAAAACATCGCTTTCGATATCATCTCCGATCATCAGTGTTTCATGAGGTTCTACCCCCATTGCCGCACATGCGAGACGATAAAAATCACGGCTCGGCTTTCCGACGATACGAGATTCTTTGCCGCTGGCATATTCGAGTGCCGCCACAAATCCCCCTGCATCCATACTGAGTTCCCCGTCACTGTCTTTGAAATAGCGGTTTTTAGCGGCGGCGAGAAGTTCCCCTCCGTTTTTCAGGACTCTGAACGCACGGTTGAGATGCTCATAAGTAAAGTTTTCCTGTGCATCTCCGACCACGACATAACGGCAAGGCTCCGTCGGCAAGCCGTCAAAAAATGCGCTTGCACTGTCGGTGAGAAGATAACACGCACCGCACCCCTCCTGCTCAAGCAGCAGCCGGGTGACGTCCAGCGCCGTCATCACCTCATTAGAGGATATATCAAATCCCATTTGTTGGAGCGTTCCCACTACCTGTGCACCTGTTTTTTGGGTAGTATTGGTCAAAAACCGGATGGGATAGTGTTGTTTGATCCGGGCTATCGCTTCGATGGCTCCGGCTATCGGGGTCTCCCCCTCATAAAGGACACCGCCGATATCACACAATACGGCTTTAATCGGAAAAGGTACCATCGTCACTCCTTTTTCAAGGTCTGATACTGCGTACTAAAAATGCTCTTTAGTTATTGGTCCCGCGAATAACACGTTTTACATCACTGATGCCGTCATCCACACCGCTATTAAACTCTTTAGCGGTACATCCGCCCAACATCAAAATAGCTAATACCGATAATACTATTGTACGCGTCATATAGTTTCCTACCTTTTATACTTGATTCTGAAATTATATCGCGTTTGGCATTCATACTCTGTTTAAAACATCAGCTTTTGCGGAATCCGAACAGCTCCAGCGAACTTTTGGTCGCACGTGCGATAATACTCTGTTCCGGTCGGAACATCGCATCCGAAATCACTTTCACTGCTGTGGTAATGGCGTCGAAATCATGATTCGGATAACTGCTTTGGAGGACGATCCGGTCCATGCTTAGAGTGCTTAAGGTATCAGTATCAAACGCCCCAATATTCTCGGCACCGAGCGCGAGATAAAAATTTGCCAATGCACTATGCTCACGTGTCGCATTGAGGATAATACCTTTGCTCTCACCTAGTGCATATACAACGGCATCATTCAGACGGGATTCATCAATCACGACCGGTTTGCCCGAAGCCGGAAGAAGTGAGCTGTCTTCATCGCACAAGATCGAAAATGCGACACAGTTTTCATCGGCTTCGTGCTGCAGGTGCAAGGGAACGGAGTAGAAGATACTCCCGTATTCGCTTGCAATCTCTTTTGCAGATGCGATTTCTGCCGTGTCTGAGGGATGCAGAATAAACATCTGCACCATCGTGTCTTCCATAATCTCATCCAGATTATCAAAAAAATCCTCGTCGGCGTGATGCAGATTGACGTCGATCGTCATGGTTCCCCTTTGGAATAATGTTATCCTGGGTATGCAAATCCAATTCTATGCGAAACTTTTGCTCAATGACCGTTTATACGAAACCAGAGAAAATCTTCGAACGCTCTTTGCGCGGAGATAATAGCGATGATAGATCCAGTACGAACTAAGCGCTCCGATCGCACTGCCGATCGCGACATCACTGAGATAATGCTGCAACAGGACGATACGGCTAAGGACGATCAGCAATGCCAAAACGATAAAGAGCGGTTTGTATTTCGGGTTTAGAAGAGCGAGTGCAACAAAAAAAGAGAATGCCGTGGCGCTGTGGCCTGAAGGAAACGAGTAAAAAGCACTTTCAAATTTAAAACCGCTAAACCCGTATTGCTGATTTTCGAAAAACAGTTCCGGACGCATCCGCCCTGCAATCACTTTGACGACATCGACGATCAACCCGCTGATGGCTACCGCACTGAAGATGTAGAGATTCTTACGGGCGAAGTGTTTATCGCTTCTGCGATAGATGAGATAAAACAAAAACGTTCCGATAAGGGGATATTTGGAATCCCCGAACTGGGTAACGGCATGAAAAAAAGTGTTGGAGACATTGATCCCCAACGTATGGATATAGAGGGCAAGTGCCTGATCCACATACCAATACGATAAAAAAGCCGATGCGAAAAGCAAAAACGCATAATTTGATATCAGAGCTCTGTTCATGCCGATGCATCCTAGGTTAAAAAATTGCAAAAGTGTACAGAGTGATGATAACGGTAAGGTAACGTCGGTACAATTCCACCTATGAAAACACAGATCCTTTTTGACAACGACGGCGTCCTCGTCGATACCGAACATTGGTATTTCACCGCCAGTGCCGAGATTTTAAACACGATGGGATTCCATCTGAGCGAAGAACGCTACCGTGAAATCATGATAAACGGTCAAAGCGCCTTTCTTATCGCCGAAGAAGCAGGTATACCGATCAGTGAAACCGATCAATGGCGCGCACGCCGAAACGAGCTCTATCAGCACTATCTACGTACCGAAGAGATCGCTATCCCCGGTGTCAAAGAGGTACTCGCAGAACTCTCGGAGCGTTTCCGCATGGGAATCGTCACCTCGGCACTGAGATGCGATTTCGAACTCATCCATGCCTCACGGGGACTTACCGACTACATGGACTTCGTCCTCTGCAGCGGAGAATACCCCCGTGCCAAACCCTACCCTGATCCGTACTTGATGGGGCTGGAGCGTTTGGGAGGAGAAAAAAGCGAGACGATCATCGTCGAGGATTCGGAACGGGGGCTCCGTTCTGCGGTGGGTGCGGGGATCGAGTGCGTCATCGTGCACAACCGCTTTACCGAAAGCCACGACTTTAGCAAAGCGACCCATCGGATCCAAACGCTCGAAGAATTATTAACACTACTCACATAAAGGAGAGACAATGGACGGCAAGGAACGCAAAAACATCATGTCAGGCAAACGGGTAAGCATCGTCCTCAAAGAGGATCAATCGACAGGAAGATTAACCGAGGGGATCGTCCGTGATATCCTCACCAAATCACCGAATCATCCGCACGGGATAAAAGTACGGCTCATGAGCGGAGAAGTGGGACGGGTCAAAGAGGTGTTTTAATCTTTCGTAAAACTGCATCGTCACGACAGCAAACAAGACATTTATCCGACCGCTATTTTCAAGCTATAGAAGTAGTATAAAGTATTGGCCGAGAAAAAATTGCTGGAAAAATTCCGTCAACTTTCTTCACGAAATTGAATCAAAGGAAAAAAAGTGGCATATGCAAAACCGACTTACAAAGCTCAGTATGAGAATTTCATTGGTGGAGAGTGGGTCGCTCCACAAAGCGGCGAATATTTTGAGAATATCTCTCCTGTCGACGGTGAAGTTTTAACCAAAATCCCAAGATCAAATGAAGCCGATGTCGAACTGGCAATCCAAGCTGCAAACAAAGCATTCCAATCATATAAACATACTTCCGTCGTTGAACGAAGCATTATGCTCAACAAAGTCGCCGATGCGATTGAAGCCAATTTGGAAGCCCTCGCGATTGCAGAGACGCTGGATAACGGTAAAACGATCCGTGAAACACTCTATGCCGACGTTCCGTTAGTCGTCGATCACTTCCGATATTTTGCTTCCGTTATCCGGGCCGAGTCCGGTACCGTTGCGGATATCGATGAAAATACCATCTCCCAAGAGATTTTTGAGCCCTACGGCGTTGTCGCCCAAATCATTCCGTGGAATTTCCCGTTATTGATGGCGGCATGGAAGTTGGCTCCTGCATTGGCAGCGGGTAACTGTATCGTCATGAAACCCGCGTCCGCAACCCCTATGTCGATTCTCCTCCTGATGGAAGCGATCCAGGATGTCCTTCCAAAAGGTGTCGTCAACATCATCAACGGTGCCGGCGGAAAAATCGGCAAATACATCTCAACCCATCCTGACGTCAAAAAAGTCGGCTTTACAGGTGAGACGACAACGGGTCAGCTGATCATGCAATACGCGACCGAAAATATCATCCCGACGACATTGGAACTGGGCGGTAAATCTCCGAACATCTTCTTTGAATCGATTATGGACGCCGACGATGAATTCTTCGACAAAGCGATCGAAGGGCTGATCCTCTTTGCCTTTAACTCCGGTGAAGTATGTACGTGTCCATCCCGTGCCCTCATCCAAGAGTCAATTTATGAGCCGTTTATGAAACGTGTTTTGGAGCGAATGAAAGCGATCAAACTCGGAAATCCTTTGGATGTCACCAACATGATGGGTGCACAATGCTCGCTCAATCAAAAAGAGAAAATTCTCGAATACATCAACATCGGGAAAGAAGAAGGGGCAGAGTGTCTCATCGGCGGAAATGTTTATGAGTCTGAAACCTATCCGAACGGATTTTACATCCAGCCGACCGTATTTAAAGGGCACAACAAAATGCGCATCTTCCAAGAAGAGATCTTCGGACCGGTTCTTGCCGTGACGACCTTCAAAGACGAAGAAGAAGCATTGGCAATCGCCAACGACACCATCTACGGATTGGGTTCAGGGGTATGGTCACGCGATGCCCATCAACTCCACAAAATCAGCCGAGGAATCGAAGCGGGCCGTGTCTGGGTAAACTGCTATCACATGTACCCTTCACACGCATCGTTCGGCGGATACAAAAAATCGGGTCTCGGCAGAGAAACACACATGATGATGCTCAACTCGTACCGTCACACGAAAAATATTTTGACGTCATACAACAAAAGCGCTATGGGATTTTTTTAATCGATAGTTGAAACATTCGGGCGGGGTCAATACCGTTTTGATCCCGCACATAGGGTATTTTAGGAATTAAACATGAACATAGAACGATTAACCCTCACCCCAAAAGCTGCAGAAGTCATCGAAACACTCAAAAAACAAAACGGCGCATTAGTCTTTAACCAAAGCGGCGGGTGCTGCGACGGAACGGCTCCCATGTGTTATGAAAAAAGCGATTTTTATGTTCCCAGCAGAAATGTCAAACTCGGTGAGATATGCGGATGCGAGTTTTTCATCGATAAAGACCAGTTCGAATACTTCCGTCATTCTCAGATCATTATCGATGTCAAAGAAGAAAAAAGCGCGTTTGGAAACTCGTTTTCATTGGAGATCGATTTGGGGTATCAATTTATTACTCGATCTAGAATCTTTACGGATGAAGAGTATGCGTATATCAAAGAGCAAGAGACAAACTAAATATTCAAGCCAATCCGCTCAATATTCACCGCTTTCCCTTTGCTATTCCCCTTCACATACTCCACAATCATCCCATGAAACCGCGCAAATGCGGCAGGGAGCTGAACGGTGTCGAAATAACCTCGGATTCCCGCTTCGCACCACTCCTGCAACTCATCGTAACTCTCGAACTCGTATCCGAATGCATTGAGCAGCCGCGCGGTATAGGCATCGACGACCATAGCCGGACGGGCGCAGGCGTAGCAGAGGATGGAGTCTGCCGTTTCGGGGCCGATCCCTTTTTGAGATAAGAGCCAGTCGCGGTCGACCGAGAGGGAAAAGGTCTCGAAATCGCCAAACTCTTCGAGTATGGCACGGGAGAGACGGATAAGATTGGTGGCTTTGGCTTTGAACAGACCACTCGGGCGGATAAGCTCCATGAGGATTTCATGATGGCATTGAGAGAGGACGGCAGGATCTATCAGCTCTCGGTTTCGAAGGTTATCGAGAGAGATTCGGACACGTTCCCATTGGGTATTTTGGGTGAGGATGGCACCGACGACGACCTCAAAGGTTCCATATGCCGGCCACCACAGCGGCGGAGAGTTCTCTAATAGTTTGAGGCGTTCTAGCGCACTGAAAAGTTCAAAAGAATCCTGCAATTCCACCTATTATTCCTCCAGCCACGCATCGGTGCGAAGCACCCGTCCGTCATCGAAGATTTTGAGTTTGAACGCTTCGGTGCATTTTCCCTCTTCGAGGTTCATAATGGCGATTTGGAGGATTTTTCGGCATTTTTCGGGAACTTCGAACCGCCCTGCGACACCGGTCAAAAATCGCTCAAGCGGAACATTGGCATCCATTCCGATAACGTTGTCACGGCATCCGCTGAGGCCGATATCGCTGAGATATGCCGTCCCCTGAGCAATCTGAAAATCATCGCTGCTGACGTGGGTATGGGTACCGATAATACCGCTCACCTGTCCTTGCAATAGCATCATCATCGCCCGTTTTTCGCTCGTCGCTTCGGCGTGGAAATCGAGGAAGATATGATCGATCCCCTCTTCTTTAAGGCTCGCGACGTTGTCGCGGGCACATCGGAAGGCGTTGTCGACATACGGCATCCCGTAGTGCCCCATGATGTTTAAGACGGCGAGTTTTTCCCCCGCCACCTCAAAGATGCGGCATCCGCTCCCCGGTACACCCGCAGGATAGTTGTGGGGGCGTAACAGAGGAAACGTCTCCATCAAAAGGACGATGTCTTTTTTGTCCCACGTATGGTTGCCGCCCGTCATGACGTCGATTCCGCTCTCGAACAGCTCATGGGCATTTTTGACCGTCAGTCCGAAACCGTGCGAAGCGTTTTCGTAGTTGGCGATGACAAAATCGATCCCGTGCTCTCGACGCAGTCTCATCAGATGTTCTTTGATCATGACCCGTCCCGGCCGACCTACGACATCTCCGATAAATGCTATTTTCACTCTTTCTCCTCTCTCAAATCCTCTCTCAGTTCTGCAATTCTCTGACGAAAGTTCTCACTGTCTCCGTAATCGAAGAATTTTTTATAATTGTTGTGCATAAATTTGACCCTCGACGCATGGCGTATCGGACACCAGTATTGTTCTGTCCGGCCTGCAATCTCCGAAATATACCCCATCAAACCGTTAAAATAACTGCAATAAAGGCAGTTGAGCTTTTCGATGATATTGAGATATGCCAGTCTGTGACGATCGATGATGATGTAATCACTCCGTTTCACTTTGCTTATCTTATAAATCGGAAAACAAACCCACTGATAGACACTCACAAAAGCGTCCAAAATCAAAGCAGGGATAAGAACCGACCAGATAACAGGAGAGCTCAGGAGATGCAAAATCGGAGCCGTTAGCAAATATCGCAGAGTTCCCAAGCGCTCTTTCCGATAGGAAGCGAGGATTTCTTCACGCTTTTTCGTGATTTCGCAGGTAAATTTCTCATATTCCTGATGGAGTTCCGCTTCCAATTCCGCTTCGAGTACTTTGATCTTTGCGACGAGCTCGTCGATCTTTTGGTGTTCCATCCCCGAACCTTTACACGATAATTTTCTGCTCCGAAGAGGCAGGTGCAGGCGAAGGGATTTTAAGCCTGAGCCGTTTGATTGTATGAAACTATACTATAATTTCACATGCACACCCTTAAATACCTAGCCCATTACAGCCAAGAGATACGGACTCAGGTGCGTCATCTGATCGATGCCGGCAGTCTCGGAGAGCGTCTTTTGCTCAAATATCCCGACACCCATCCCTATGCAACCGATAAAAGTCTCTATGACTACGTAGTGGAGATCAAAAATGCCCATTTACGAAACAGTTCGCCTATCTCAAAAGTGCTCTACGACACCAAAATACGCGATCTAAGCTCCGCGCTGGGAACCCATACCTTCGTCTCACGGGTGCAGGGAGGAAAACTCAAAGCCAAAAACGAGATCCGGATTTCGCATCTCTTTAAAAAAGTCCCCGAACCGTTTCTTCGGATGATCGTCACCCACGAGCTCGCACATTTGAAAGAAAAAGAGCACAACAAAGCGTTTTACAAACTCTGCACCCATATCGAACCGCAGTACCATCAGCTCGAATTTGAAGTGCGTCTCTATCTAACGTATCTTGATCACTTTGGAAAACTCTATTAATATTGAACGTAAAAGGAATTAGATCCCTCATGTGCGTAACCGCACTTTATTCTCGTATCAATTCCACCAAAACTTCGTAATGTGCCGTATGAGGGAACATATCAAACAGCTGAACCCGATTCACGCCGTAACCGCTCAGGACTTCAAGGTCTTTGGCCAAACTCACCGCATTGCAGCTCGAATAAAGTATCCGCTCCGTCCCTACGCGCATCAGCCATTTGCACAACTGTTCACCCAGCCCGCGGCGCGGAGGGTTGACGATGATAACATCCGGTTTTTCCCCTGAACTCGCTCCGAAACTCGCCGCATCGAGCGATTCGAACCGGATGTTTTGGATCTCCAGCTGTGCCGCCGAATCGCGGGCGCACTGGATCGCTTCAGGCTCGATCTCGATCCCTACGATGTTTCTATCCGGTGCGGCACAATGGAGCGCAAACCCACCTGCTCCGCAAAACAGGTCCCATAGGATTTTCGGTTTGCTCTCATCCGCCCACTCGCTCGCGGTACGGTACAGTTTTTCGGCCACTTCGGGATTGGTTTGGAAAAAACTTTTGGGACGGATATAGAGGGGGATGCCGTTTAGCCGCTCTTCGAGACGGCGTTGCTCGGTAAAAAAAATCTCCTCATCCCCTTCCAAAATCGCCATATGTACAGGTTGGATATTGGCTGTAACCACTTTCAGCTCGGGAGCGCGTTTGAGTAAATCGTCCAGACCATTTTCCAGCCGTCCGATAATCCCGTGCGATCGGAGGACGAAACGGAGCATCATCGTTCCGTTGGATTTGCTTCGGGTGAGGAGAACGTATTTCAGCTCCCCTTTTTTCTTTTTGACATCATATCCTTTGACTCCCAACTCCCTAAGCCACGTTTCTACCGTATGCAATACTTTCTGCATACTCATATCGTACAAAGGACATTCGATCAGACTCACCTCTTCGGAGAGTCCGAGCACGACTCCCTCCGGTGTCGGAGTCGCTACCATCTTGGCTTTGTTTCGAAATCCTTTGATCTGTGACGTGGCAGGCTTTAGCCATTCGACCGGGTTATAGGGGTTCAAAAGTGTATGTAAATGCTCACTCTTGAGCTTCAGCTGTTCGGCATAATGGTAATCAATCCAACTGCACGAGCGGCATTGGTAGGTATCATAGTAACTGCAAAAACTCATCAGATTCCTTTCGGCTTTACCGTACGGAGATAGTGCAAGACGGCGCCGATCAGATCATCATCGTCTTTGCTTTTGCTTTGCAGCGTCTCTTTGACACCGCTTTGGTATTCGATGGTGATGTTTTGGTTGTAATTGCTTACCATTTTAATCTTCTTCTCGATACACAGCAGCTTGATCACCATAATCTCGAAGAACTGTTTCGTCGGAGTATCCGGCTTGCCGAAACGGTCCCCCACCTCTTCTTCGATCTCGTATATCTCACTCGGAGATTCGCACTGGCTTAGACGGCGATAAAGCTCGAGGCGAAGACGGTCTTCGCTCACCAGCTCATCACTGATAA encodes:
- a CDS encoding phosphatase PAP2 family protein; this translates as MNRALISNYAFLLFASAFLSYWYVDQALALYIHTLGINVSNTFFHAVTQFGDSKYPLIGTFLFYLIYRRSDKHFARKNLYIFSAVAISGLIVDVVKVIAGRMRPELFFENQQYGFSGFKFESAFYSFPSGHSATAFSFFVALALLNPKYKPLFIVLALLIVLSRIVLLQHYLSDVAIGSAIGALSSYWIYHRYYLRAKSVRRFSLVSYKRSLSKSFA
- a CDS encoding aldehyde dehydrogenase family protein; this translates as MAYAKPTYKAQYENFIGGEWVAPQSGEYFENISPVDGEVLTKIPRSNEADVELAIQAANKAFQSYKHTSVVERSIMLNKVADAIEANLEALAIAETLDNGKTIRETLYADVPLVVDHFRYFASVIRAESGTVADIDENTISQEIFEPYGVVAQIIPWNFPLLMAAWKLAPALAAGNCIVMKPASATPMSILLLMEAIQDVLPKGVVNIINGAGGKIGKYISTHPDVKKVGFTGETTTGQLIMQYATENIIPTTLELGGKSPNIFFESIMDADDEFFDKAIEGLILFAFNSGEVCTCPSRALIQESIYEPFMKRVLERMKAIKLGNPLDVTNMMGAQCSLNQKEKILEYINIGKEEGAECLIGGNVYESETYPNGFYIQPTVFKGHNKMRIFQEEIFGPVLAVTTFKDEEEALAIANDTIYGLGSGVWSRDAHQLHKISRGIEAGRVWVNCYHMYPSHASFGGYKKSGLGRETHMMMLNSYRHTKNILTSYNKSAMGFF
- a CDS encoding 3-methyladenine DNA glycosylase; its protein translation is MELQDSFELFSALERLKLLENSPPLWWPAYGTFEVVVGAILTQNTQWERVRISLDNLRNRELIDPAVLSQCHHEILMELIRPSGLFKAKATNLIRLSRAILEEFGDFETFSLSVDRDWLLSQKGIGPETADSILCYACARPAMVVDAYTARLLNAFGYEFESYDELQEWCEAGIRGYFDTVQLPAAFARFHGMIVEYVKGNSKGKAVNIERIGLNI
- a CDS encoding TIGR00282 family metallophosphoesterase; the encoded protein is MKIAFIGDVVGRPGRVMIKEHLMRLRREHGIDFVIANYENASHGFGLTVKNAHELFESGIDVMTGGNHTWDKKDIVLLMETFPLLRPHNYPAGVPGSGCRIFEVAGEKLAVLNIMGHYGMPYVDNAFRCARDNVASLKEEGIDHIFLDFHAEATSEKRAMMMLLQGQVSGIIGTHTHVSSDDFQIAQGTAYLSDIGLSGCRDNVIGMDANVPLERFLTGVAGRFEVPEKCRKILQIAIMNLEEGKCTEAFKLKIFDDGRVLRTDAWLEE
- a CDS encoding YwbE family protein, with translation MDGKERKNIMSGKRVSIVLKEDQSTGRLTEGIVRDILTKSPNHPHGIKVRLMSGEVGRVKEVF
- a CDS encoding TIGR01458 family HAD-type hydrolase; the protein is MVPFPIKAVLCDIGGVLYEGETPIAGAIEAIARIKQHYPIRFLTNTTQKTGAQVVGTLQQMGFDISSNEVMTALDVTRLLLEQEGCGACYLLTDSASAFFDGLPTEPCRYVVVGDAQENFTYEHLNRAFRVLKNGGELLAAAKNRYFKDSDGELSMDAGGFVAALEYASGKESRIVGKPSRDFYRLACAAMGVEPHETLMIGDDIESDVLGAQEAGLRAVLVQTGKFSPEDMNRGITPDGVFDSIATINL
- a CDS encoding cupin domain-containing protein — its product is MFLHKHIDSIESAAQKAGRGVAMKMLLSPDESPNFAMRNFTIEAGGHMPLHTNTVEHEQYVLSGRAKVIIGDKTIEAGAGDVLLIPAGVPHSYETLGDETYSFLCLVPKGTDVIEVLAC
- the rlmC gene encoding 23S rRNA (uracil(747)-C(5))-methyltransferase RlmC, producing the protein MSFCSYYDTYQCRSCSWIDYHYAEQLKLKSEHLHTLLNPYNPVEWLKPATSQIKGFRNKAKMVATPTPEGVVLGLSEEVSLIECPLYDMSMQKVLHTVETWLRELGVKGYDVKKKKGELKYVLLTRSKSNGTMMLRFVLRSHGIIGRLENGLDDLLKRAPELKVVTANIQPVHMAILEGDEEIFFTEQRRLEERLNGIPLYIRPKSFFQTNPEVAEKLYRTASEWADESKPKILWDLFCGAGGFALHCAAPDRNIVGIEIEPEAIQCARDSAAQLEIQNIRFESLDAASFGASSGEKPDVIIVNPPRRGLGEQLCKWLMRVGTERILYSSCNAVSLAKDLEVLSGYGVNRVQLFDMFPHTAHYEVLVELIRE
- a CDS encoding methyltransferase domain-containing protein, which translates into the protein MSPIRFRYQTIEFPNSDIHVRTLRDTQQYFDTDNMAEKLGISSASWPMFGVIWDSSKILAHLMSDFDIEGKRILEVGCGIGLASLVLNHRSANISATDYHPEAERFMDENTRINNDKLIPFIRAGWEDIESTLGEFDLIIGSDLLYERDHVELLAGFINRHTKRTCEVIIVDPGRGNHSNFSKKMVSLDFDHTQSKPIHTDYLTFPFKGQLLRYTR
- a CDS encoding HAD family phosphatase; this translates as MKTQILFDNDGVLVDTEHWYFTASAEILNTMGFHLSEERYREIMINGQSAFLIAEEAGIPISETDQWRARRNELYQHYLRTEEIAIPGVKEVLAELSERFRMGIVTSALRCDFELIHASRGLTDYMDFVLCSGEYPRAKPYPDPYLMGLERLGGEKSETIIVEDSERGLRSAVGAGIECVIVHNRFTESHDFSKATHRIQTLEELLTLLT
- a CDS encoding DUF779 domain-containing protein; amino-acid sequence: MNIERLTLTPKAAEVIETLKKQNGALVFNQSGGCCDGTAPMCYEKSDFYVPSRNVKLGEICGCEFFIDKDQFEYFRHSQIIIDVKEEKSAFGNSFSLEIDLGYQFITRSRIFTDEEYAYIKEQETN
- a CDS encoding YgjP-like metallopeptidase domain-containing protein, which produces MHTLKYLAHYSQEIRTQVRHLIDAGSLGERLLLKYPDTHPYATDKSLYDYVVEIKNAHLRNSSPISKVLYDTKIRDLSSALGTHTFVSRVQGGKLKAKNEIRISHLFKKVPEPFLRMIVTHELAHLKEKEHNKAFYKLCTHIEPQYHQLEFEVRLYLTYLDHFGKLY